GCTGAAaggtaagcatgtgcttaaatatCTTGCTGATTCATCTTGAACACTGTGAACAGTTCTGGTCTCTGTATCTCTGCAAGATGAAGCAGAATAACAaatgtacagagaagggcaaccaaaatgatcagggataTGGAGCAGTTGCTATACCAGGAGAGACTGAACAGGCTATGACtccagtttggaaaagagaagactgaaggaggatatgatagaggtctataaaattaTGAAGCGTGTGGACCTGGTGAACAGGGAagtgttgttcaccaagtcccagaatactagaagtAGGGAGCAAATTAGTAggagacagatttaaaactaacaagagaaagcacTTTAGACAATGCATAGTTAATGAATGgcattcattgccacaggaggtggcagaTGCAGATAGCACagtcaggttcaaaaagggactaaaCACATTCCCAAATGATAAATCTGTTAATAGCTGCAGATCAAAAGAGTTGGACACTTGCTTTGGTATCTCTACACCAATAATGGTAgatgccactgagggtcacgaaTAGTGGGTGGATCATTCTGCATGTATCCTATTCAATGctttccctctaaagcatccacccctgccactgtcagagacaggacactgggctagatggacctagTGTGGCACCCAGTGTGTTCTCTCATTTGTGACCTAAAGCCAGGGGTGCAAAAGTTGTGGAAACAGCATCTTATTTAGCCATTCCTAAACCTGCATTCTCCATTCCCTCCCTTTCAGGCAGGCAATTAGCTGTGGTCCATAGGTTAGAAAAGTGGAGGTGATAGTTTAGTGATCTAAATTTCAGGCTTAGCTCTTTCCTAGAGCCAGAGGCTGAAGTCCTGACAAGGGTCTCTCTTTTCTTCAGAGACAGAAATTAAATCCCACGAAGTTAAATCAAGGGCCTGTTTGTTCTGTATGGACGTTATAGATACCGTGATACATTCTGCAAGGGCAGAGATTAATCTAGGTCTCCCTTGCCAAAAATGTCTTTTCCTTCACCACCCTGTGCAGCAAAAAAGTGTTAGGGACTGATTAGCCGCCAGCCTCCATCCCACAGCTGGCTGTTTCCTGCTGTAGCTTGTGTACATTTAGGGAAGAAAAGCAACAGTGTAAACAAAGACCAAAAAAGATCTGGTTGTACTGGAAAGATGGGGAGACCCTGATCTGGCAAATCATTCCAGGTGGGTGGATCTCTACAGCTCAGGTCGGCCTCACTGGCTTCAGGATGAGGACTGAAAAAGGACAAGGCTCTGTTCATTCATATGGAATGACTTAAAAAGACCCCAGCCTAGTACTTGACCCTTTTCAAGTCCTCACCTAAAGCAGAGGGGCTGCTTCTTGGCTTCAGCACAAACAAACTGATCGCACACACcgtttcaaaaacaaaaaaagagaaaaccattTATAAATGTCACTGTCCAATGTCTTTTCAATTTACCTCTAGTAAGATTATCTACACATATCTACAAATATCTACAAGTATCTACACTGTTTGCAGATATGACTCTTTGGTTGTCTTGCCCCACCCCCCTATACTGCAACTATCAAGAAAAGAAACAGGATGTATAGTCtctgacagaaagaaaaaaaaataaatataacaacaACTTCATTAAACATTTGACCAAAAGCTTTGGCACTAATCAATGTACAGGTAACAACTCATACTGAAAAGTCTGAGCTAACAGCGGCACGGGAACAGAACATGTCAGAGAACAGTTTCCCGCTGGCTAAAAAAGAAGCACAAGGCTATTTTACATCAACCTTTTGGAGAACAGCAATTATGTTTCAGTCAgacactaaaaaacaaaaaattcacAATTCACTGCAAATGtcaaataaaatatgcatttctTTCACAAGTCTTTACCGTGAATCCAACTGTTCGTAACAGAAAATACAATGACAGAAAATATTCACCTTTGTCTGCATCCCTTCTTGCTCCTTCCAAGAAGCTTTGGAGGCAGACAGCTGATTGTCAAAGGCTGGCTTAAGGGTCCTGGCGATAGTAACACTTGCCACCTGAACAGTCAGGAATATgggttgtttgggggtttttaatgcAATATTGTTGAGTCTGCAATGGAGGTGCGTAGCCGTGGCTGTCAGAGGGCTTGTATGACAAGAGGTGGGTTGTTTTTCATACAACGGTGCACAGCGGGGGAAGAAGTATCATCAGATAACCCTGTCACCAATTCACTATAAAAGCCTTCTCTAGAATACAGGACCTTCGGGAGAGCACCAAGCAAAGACCATGGCCTGGATACTGGCAAGGTAGGTGGAGGCACTGTGAGGAACGGGTCATCTTTTCCCCTGGAAGGGAAAAACCAGAGGGGAAAACCCTAAAAGGTACAGACTGGAGGCACCAggagaggtgcagcaggcaggcaacTGCACCCTGGGCGCTGCCTGCTACGAAGGGCCAGCCCCAGAGGCACGGAGTGGGGGGCGCGGGGCCCCGGCAGAGCCAGAACCAAGGCGCCAGGGGCTCACCCCAAGCCTGTCTGGGACGAGGTGGCCGCAGCTTTGGctttccaggagctgcagcagtgtcCGGCGACTAGTGCCGCCCTGGCCCTGGGCGAGGCCGGCCGGGATGCCAGCCGCTgcgggcaggggaaggagcaggggagtgGGAGCTGCGAGGGCGCTGCCTGCGACCGTGACCACGGACCCCCCGGGCCGCGGGGCAGAGGCGGCTCCTCAGGGCGGCCCGCGGGAGGCggcctggacacacacacactctcacatcATATGGCTTCATTCATAAAATCAAAGTGCAGCGGCCAATCACGGCGCGTCTGCCCCACGTGGAGCCGGCGCACGTCACTCCCGCGTGTCTAGTCGCTGCGGTGAAGCACCGCCGGCCGCGTTCGAGGGCCCCCCCCGGCCTCGCGATTGGGCGTCGCGCCTGTCTGTCGAGCCGAGCCGGCCTATCAGCTCGTTccttggggggggcggggagagaggGAGGCGGACCCCGCGTGACGTCAGAGGGTTCCAGGCGGGGGTTCCCGCCGGCGGCCACGTGCGCGGTTACCGCGGGCCGTAGTCGTAGTTGGCGGGCGCGGCGGGCGCGTACACGTTGGCGGCGGCCGGGCCcacgtggtggtggtggtggtggtggtggtagccgTGGCCGCGCAGGCCGGGCAGCGGGTAGGGTGCGGCGCGGCTCTTGGCGCCCAGGTAGTGGTCGTAGGCGGCGGCCGTCGGGTACTTGTAGGGCGGGTGATGCAGCGGCTCCGAGGCGGCCGGCTCCAGCCGCAGTTCGTGGTGCGGGGGGCTGGGCCGGCCGCCCGCCGCGCTGCCCAGCGGCACCAGCCCGCCGGCGCCGGGCACGGGCAGCGCCGGGCTCAGCACGCGGGACAGCAGCTGCTGGTGCGCCGCGTCGGCGTGCAGGGGCGTCCCGCCGCCCGCGTCCCGCTCGTACTCCCGGCGGCTCTCGGCGGCGGCGTCTGCGGGCACGGGGCTGCGTTAGCGCCTGTccctcccggcccggccccggccccggcccctgcccgcCAGCCCGCCCCTGCGCTCACCTTTCTCGGTGCCGTTGTGGTGCGCGGGGGACGACACCGGGTTCCTGGAGCGGGCGAAGGCGCTCATGAGCGGCAGGGCGCCCGGCCGGTGGTTCCTGGGCCTGGAAGGGGAGGGCAAGGGTGGGCgcggggcgggcagggggtggggggctgccccGCTCCCGGCCCGCCGCACTTACCAGTCCTCGGGGTCGCAATCGCGGAAGCCCTTGGCGAAGGGGTTGCTGGCGATCTTGAGCTGCGTGATCTGCGGGGAGGAGCGGGGGGCGTGAGGGGCACGTCGGGGCGCCCCGGGATGCCCGCCTCGGCCGCGGGGAGGAGCCGGGCCGTTCCCCGCCCGGAAGCGGCTGCCGGAGCCTGCGAACCAGCCCCGCGGGGCAGCCCCGGCCGCGGAGGTCAGGGCGGAGCGGGCGCAGCTGTGCCGAGCCGTCAGGCGGTGCCAGGCGAGGCCCTTAAAGGCGCAGCTCCGGGGCTCGGGCGCTGTTtcccggggggaggggcagcagccggcCGGGGCGGGAGTGACTCGAGCGGGGGCGCCCCGGGGTCCCAGCCAGCCCGGCCCGTGCGCGGGGCCGCGCGGGACTCACGCGGTGGTTCTGGTAGGCGGTGACGGCCGTGAAGCGCGTCTCCTCGAAGACGAAGGTCTTGAAGTTCTCCTCCGCGTACTTCTCGCTGTCCTTGCGCGGGTCCACGTAGACCACGTGGAAGCGGGGCTGGTATCTGTGCATGGAGTTCAAAATGATCTGAATGATAAAAGGAGCAAGGAATCAGCACTCAGCCGGGCTCCGCTCCGCTCTGCTCCGCCGCGCGGGGCTGGGCGCCCGGGACTCCCGGGCTGGGCGGATACCCCACCCGTGTCTGACGGCCGGCTGCCTGCATCAGGGCACGGGGGAGCCCTTGAAAGCCGCCCCGCGCAGCtcatgcccagccctgccctgtggcacCGGGAAGCCCTGCCGGGACCCACCCGGGGCTGcaggagcctttggcccggcccTGCGCTTCCTGCCCGGACCCCCGATCCGGCCCCAGCGCAGCCCCCGAGCACCTGCAGGGGCCGCGGCCCGGGCGCGGGTCCGATCAGGGGCAGTGTGGTTCGGAGGCAGCCGGCTGCCCCCGTCCCTCTGCCGGCGCCTGCCCCGCCCGCTCCCCCCCGCCGCACTTACGTGCCCGTTGTCGTCCAGCAGGTTGTTGGTCAGCTTGAGCTTGTCGAAGGAGACGATCTGCTTCATCCACTGGGCGCCCTTGGCGGGGGAGTCGGGGTGGTAGTGCACCCTGCCCGGCGTGGCGGGGTCCGCCTTGCCCGCCACCAGCCACGAGGAGCTGTGGAAGGCGTATCTACGGGACGGCAGCGCGTCAGGCGCGGGCCGCGGCTTCCCACGGAGCAGCGGCGACACCTGGGCCACGGCCGCGACCCTCCTGCCGGGCCCTTCCCCACCAAGTGCCGCGGGGCAGCGGCGGGCtcactgcagccaggctggagaaAGCCCGTTCCCCCCGACCCGGGCAGCTCCTAGCTGGGCCAGGGATGCGTTGTGGCGGGATCCCGGGCCGGGTTTAGGCTTCCATTTAACCCGAATTAAACCCGCGGCCGGGGTTTGGGAGGGCTCTAGCCCGCAGCCGGC
Above is a genomic segment from Alligator mississippiensis isolate rAllMis1 chromosome 10, rAllMis1, whole genome shotgun sequence containing:
- the TBX1 gene encoding T-box transcription factor TBX1 isoform X1, whose protein sequence is MDESSPLSPKANAFSIAALIAAAAHAGSEALEEPGAGPAKPLSPGAAPRRMHFSTVTRDMEAFTANSLSSLSAAGGYHLSPSPGDPYGQHEPPHYEPCSAQHPHPLPHPHQHAYSFGPGPGPAASNPPPPGPGPGPGPGPDPPESGPGGAASSGCSSAAGKAPVKKNPKVANVSVQLEMKALWDEFNQLGTEMIVTKAGRRMFPTFQVKIFGMDPMADYMLLMDFVPVDDKRYRYAFHSSSWLVAGKADPATPGRVHYHPDSPAKGAQWMKQIVSFDKLKLTNNLLDDNGHIPAPLPRGLRGPAQGQREVRGGELQDLRLRGDALHGRHRLPEPPHHAAQDRQQPLRQGLPRLRPRGLAQEPPAGRPAAHERLRPLQEPGVVPRAPQRHRERRRRREPPGVRAGRGRRDAPARRRGAPAAAVPRAEPGAARARRRRAGAAGQRGGRPAQPPAPRTAAGAGRLGAAASPALQVPDGRRLRPLPGRQEPRRTLPAARPARPRLPPPPPPPPRGPGRRQRVRARRARQLRLRPAVTAHVAAGGNPRLEPSDVTRGPPPSLPAPPKERADRPARLDRQARRPIARPGGALERGRRCFTAATRHAGVTCAGSTWGRRAVIGRCTLIL
- the TBX1 gene encoding T-box transcription factor TBX1 isoform X2; the encoded protein is MHFSTVTRDMEAFTANSLSSLSAAGGYHLSPSPGDPYGQHEPPHYEPCSAQHPHPLPHPHQHAYSFGPGPGPAASNPPPPGPGPGPGPGPDPPESGPGGAASSGCSSAAGKAPVKKNPKVANVSVQLEMKALWDEFNQLGTEMIVTKAGRRMFPTFQVKIFGMDPMADYMLLMDFVPVDDKRYRYAFHSSSWLVAGKADPATPGRVHYHPDSPAKGAQWMKQIVSFDKLKLTNNLLDDNGHIPAPLPRGLRGPAQGQREVRGGELQDLRLRGDALHGRHRLPEPPHHAAQDRQQPLRQGLPRLRPRGLAQEPPAGRPAAHERLRPLQEPGVVPRAPQRHRERRRRREPPGVRAGRGRRDAPARRRGAPAAAVPRAEPGAARARRRRAGAAGQRGGRPAQPPAPRTAAGAGRLGAAASPALQVPDGRRLRPLPGRQEPRRTLPAARPARPRLPPPPPPPPRGPGRRQRVRARRARQLRLRPAVTAHVAAGGNPRLEPSDVTRGPPPSLPAPPKERADRPARLDRQARRPIARPGGALERGRRCFTAATRHAGVTCAGSTWGRRAVIGRCTLIL
- the TBX1 gene encoding T-box transcription factor TBX1 isoform X3, whose amino-acid sequence is MDESSPLSPKANAFSIAALIAAAAHAGSEALEEPGAGPAKPLSPGAAPRRMHFSTVTRDMEAFTANSLSSLSAAGGYHLSPSPGDPYGQHEPPHYEPCSAQHPHPLPHPHQHAYSFGPGPGPAASNPPPPGPGPGPGPGPDPPESGPGGAASSGCSSAAGKAPVKKNPKVANVSVQLEMKALWDEFNQLGTEMIVTKAGRRMFPTFQVKIFGMDPMADYMLLMDFVPVDDKRYRYAFHSSSWLVAGKADPATPGRVHYHPDSPAKGAQWMKQIVSFDKLKLTNNLLDDNGHIILNSMHRYQPRFHVVYVDPRKDSEKYAEENFKTFVFEETRFTAVTAYQNHRITQLKIASNPFAKGFRDCDPEDWPRNHRPGALPLMSAFARSRNPVSSPAHHNGTEKDAAAESRREYERDAGGGTPLHADAAHQQLLSRVLSPALPVPGAGGLVPLGSAAGGRPSPPHHELRLEPAASEPLHHPPYKYPTAAAYDHYLGAKSRAAPYPLPGLRGHGYHHHHHHHHVGPAAANVYAPAAPANYDYGPR